The Drosophila gunungcola strain Sukarami chromosome 3L unlocalized genomic scaffold, Dgunungcola_SK_2 000003F, whole genome shotgun sequence region tgtgtgttgataaacatttaaagattaaatatatCCTACAGGGTACAacagaaaacttttaaatccCTTGTAATGATAGCTAAaataattctaaaaaatttttgttatagaatttccttaaatatttttatgccaAAATAACATATCCCAAAAACTTCACcgctaaatttatatttacattgtccgtatttattttattcgtgAAATAAATCTAAAAGACAGCTATTATATTGTGTTGATGTCTTACCTTATCTTTTGCAAATGTAATAAtgtaattttgatattttggcCTAACTTCTATACATTTGTAAATCTTATACagcaatataaatattctaaaaatacatttttgttatccTACAACCTAAAGTCTAAAAcatatgttataaaaaatcttaaactgTAAATATTCTATTATTTGTACCCTAGGACTGCCCCGCTGCCTCAAGACTAACTCGGCGAAACTGGTACATCAACGACAGCGTCGCACTCTGTTCATTTGCGGTGTCATCGTGTCCATGTGCATGCTGAGTGCCATCGGACTGGTCCTGTGCCCCTCGTCCACGTACATAGGCACCGTGGACGAGCACTCCCGGTTCCTGCGGATGACTTCGCTGTACAGCAACACCTCATTGGAGAGGGAGAAGGAGTACAAGCTGAATGTCTACCTGTCGGCCACCATCCATCATAATATCACCATAAGTACGCCGACGAGTGGGGCAGCTGCCTCCCTGGTGGACATTACGAGTGGGCCCTCCGATGAGCTGGTGCGGAGTACTCTGGTCAATGCGCTCAGTATGAACTTGACGCCTCCTCTGGATCACTTTGAGCAATCCCATCGACCGTATACACTGACCTCCAGCGGACACAGTGTGTCCTTGAGCAACCTAAGCTATGGCGATTCCGCGGGAGTGCGAAGTTCAACGGATCTGGAGGGGGACTGTGCTCATCCGGAGTATCTGGTGTTCACCTGGGTGCTATGCCTCGTCTCCCTGGCCACTGCCTTAAAGCTGTACTATCTGGTCAAGGCTCTGATGGCCCTGGGCATGGTGGCCTTTTACACAGCGCTGATCATACTCAAGTTTAGCTCGGGTGAGAGCTTCAGTTTGGGTGATCTTTCCAGACTGGGCATGCCCTTGGGTGTCCAGATGTTGATACTGCTAATCTCGTTCCTGGTGATGGTCTGCTACCATGCGCGGCTGGTGGAGGTAAGAGAAACACGGGAGAAATTCTGCCAATTCGACCTCTGAGCCCATTACTCATCTCGATTCCCACAGGTAACCTCCCGTTTGGACTTCATATGGAAGGAACAGGCCGAGCGTGAACTGACCAACATGAAATCCAATCGTGCGCTTAATGACACATTAATTAAGGTAAGAGATTTGGCCAACAAAACACTGAGAGAAATGTGGTTAAAACAATTGGGGAAGtgattaaataataacaaatgttTGTTAAGTGCTACAGAAACCACTACAAATattatgtaaaataattatgtaaaaaaatggACCATCGTTTatcgaaatttatttatcgaTACATACATTATTGTATAGCAGTTTATGAGTGATTTTAGAACCTAATGATTACTGTGCCAACAGCACCCCCTAAGCTAATTAAATGAATATCCAAAAAcgttaatttttgtttctttagtTCGcattttctctcagtgcacCTGCTCGCATTCCCGCTACCCGTTTGTCATTAATTAAACTGTTTGCTTGCAGAACATCCTGCCGGACCACGTGGCCACCTACTACCTGTCCGACGAGCACACGGACGAGCTTTACTCCAAGATGCACAACCTGTGCGGCGTAATGTTCGCCTCTATTCCAAACTTCCAGGACTTCTACTCCGAGGACATCGACAATGGCAAGGCCTGCATTCGGATCCTGAACGAGATTATCTGTAAGTTGATTGATTAGGCCCTAATCCCCGATACCATCTGTCTAATGATGCCGCCAATACACAAATCAAACCAGGTGACTTTGATGAATTGCTGGAGGAGCCGCGTTTTGCGTCAGTGGAGAAAATCAAAACCGTGGGTGCCACCTACATGGCAGCGGCGGGCTTGAATCACGAGCACCTGAGACTTCGCGGCGAGACCTCCGAGGACAGCGTGTGTGACCTGGTGGAGTTCGCCTTCGCCATGAAGCAGAAGCTGGAGGAGATCAATGGGGATGCCTTCAACAATTTCCAGCTGCGCGTGGGCATCTGCAGTGGTCCGTTGGTCAGTGGAGTGATTGGAGCGAGGAAGCCCGTCTACGACATCTGGGGCAATACGGTGAATGTTGCCTCGAGAATGGATTCCACGGGCGAGAACTGGCGTGTCCAGGTGCCGGAGAATACGGCGGAGTTGCTCTGCTCTCGGGGTTACACTTGTGTGGTAAGTTGTCTATGATTATCCATCTTTAGTATTagtaaaatatgtatttaatcCCCAGAAACGAGGTGAAATCGCAGTGAAGGGCAAGGGCATGATGACCACCTTTTACGTTCATCCCAAGGGCATTACGGAGAGCCAACTGATATCGCCAGTTCGCTTGCCGGCTGGCATTCCACTGGCCCAAACCCCCAACCTCCAGCGACAGACCTCCCATCATGGATCCTTCAGCGCCGTGGTTTTCGGCATGCTGCAGGCCAGCAAGCGCAGCACGGCCATCGCAGGAACGCGTAAGCTTCAGTCAGCACAGCAACCACTCCAGATGCTAACCCTTCTTTATACTTTTAGCCACGGGCACCCCCTCGCCGCAAATCCGTCGGGGCCATCGGGGAAGCACCTTCAGCTCGGTGCGGTTATCCCAGAAGTCCACCACGGTCAATCCAGTGCGCCGAAATACAACCCGCGTACGGGGACGTTCCTATCGCCAGAAAAAGGTATGAAAATGCCATTTtctattaaactttaaaaacttgcTACGAAAACAACTAATTTCCATATACAACCTAGTTTTTCACGgcttaaatttgtattcatttgttctattatttgttttaagcattttattttattacctttgttttaaaaagtatattgcATGTTAAGAGAAAACTAGAAGTTTCTTGTtatttagtaaaatattttctatgcgttgaaatttatttaaatcctaaaaataattttaaaatctattaacatcaaaaatgaaactttaaataacatattaaTCTGAAAATAAACTTCAGATAGTATGAAAGTATAAGTATTcaatactaaaaaatataaccactatactaaactaaacaatttaatttctatactGAATAGTCTATAACTGCTGTctaaagttatattttattattttgtgcaCATTAGTTTGAAATGCctgtaaaaaaagttttttttccgtTGGGTGACCTTCTTatcaaatcgaaaaatattttttaaaattaaaaacaagtatataatgttgttttttatttaaattttcagagtTCCTCCAACAATTCGATTGCCACCCAGGCCAGCTCCAGCTATATGCCATCGTTTCGAAGGATCGATCAGATCGAGACGACCATATCGAAGAGCCACAACGATGCGTTATAGCCGACTACACGCACTCGCTGGGTGTAAGTCGATCtcaagcaaataaattgtctgatgaatttatttttggaacgATTTTATGCAGTACGATATGCTTAACAATGCAAAAAATGCTGGCTTAACCTTAAGATTGAATAGTGGAGATCGGCACTGAAGCTACTTAgtagaatttttaaatcacaaTCCTTGAACTTGTAGATCAAATATATGTAATTCTTGCGTTATCTCAGCACAATTCTAGTCGTTAATCTTAAGAATTAATGTTTGTATGTGCGTGTGTTGAAATCTATTCAGAGAAGGACATTTTGATCTTCCCACAGACCCTACCTAACGAAATGCCAATGAACCTACTAACTTTGTTCAATTCtaccaaaatatttaccaatCGTAGGGTAAATTTGTAGTATTAGTAGTCAATTTAAAAAGCCAttaatgaaaaagaaaatcaaatattcGTTGTACAAAtcttttattcttaaaaaaaaccgtATGTGTAAATAGACTAAGTGAAACATATTTTACGAATATCTATATGTAAAAAGACGGACGTGTGTTACTAAAATGCGAAATTGattatggaaaataaattatattattatagcCAAAAAACTTTAAGCACATAAATTGTAGTTACataaacatatacaaataaatgtgATCAATAAAACCGATTAACATTTACAGGAGTTTTTCTATAGTTTACTTATCTAGACTAacttaaatcaataaaacctAAGTGACTAAACCAGCTGACTGAAAATCCTAATTTTTAGCTATTTATGTCTATGGGGAAATACTGGGTAATTTTGAGATCGAAAATTCGCGCaaagtcaaaaataataacttgaCCAATtgtctttaataaaaaaatattcttaaattcgaatttattcattttattaaaaaataaaataagaataacCAGTGAAACCCAAATGTCTACCAAAATTAAAGACTCCTTGAACAACCACAAAAGTGCGGGAAGtgtaaaaaataactatcaaatgtTGATTATTACGTTAACctcaaaatttgtattctgTTAGAAAGACTATTATGGcgaattaaaattgtttttcaagtCTGGTGATCATGTTTCAAATCAGGGAAAACTGCGCGCCAAAAAACCCAATGTGGCAACATCATATGTTGGCATTCCTGCCAGAACGCGGCACGGTCACATCAGAAGGCTACGCGTGGCAACTCTAGAGCCCGTCCGTTTCCCGCCCTTCGCAACACTGGCGCCAAACACATGCGGTGCTGCGGAAAAGTGTGATTATTTTAGCTCGATATCGTCGATTTGAAGGCATCGCTCGCCAAATTTAGAGTGAACCACAGAGTGGCGGTGACTGCGAACAGCCAGCGGACAAGCGGGACGCACTTGAGATGACGAGCGGTACGGTAACGATGACGGCGGGAGGAGCGGTGGAGGTGCAGCTGCCTCTCAAGGTCGCCCGCCGGAGAATCGAGCGCGTTGGCTTCGCATACTTTGCGCAACGGCGCCAATTTCTAGCGCCCGGCGGCGTGGAGCGGAGCGACAGCGATGAGAAGTTGGAGGGCGTCGGCGAGGAGGTGGACATCAGCTACCTGAAGTCCCTCGATCCCAAGGAGTGGAAGGACCAGGATCACTACGCCATTCTGGGCCTGGGCAAGCTCAGGTAAGTCGGCCAGCACGTGTTTGGCCTAGTTTGAAGTCTTTTATTTATAACCTTTCGCTATGTAACACttgatttaaaatgaattccaTCAGGTACGAGGCCAGCGACGATGACATTCGACGGGCCTATAGACGCATGGTCCTGCTGCATCATCCCGACAAGCGGAAAGCCAAGGGCGAGGAGGTCATCCAGGACGACGACTACTTCACATGCATAACCAAAGCCTACGAGATACTGGGTGGGTGTCACGGTCATGTCCTTGCTAGGTCCTTGTAGCAAATCCTTGCGATCCCACAAGGTTATTCGGTAGTCggttatatatattatagtaTATCCTTTCCGTGAGTTACATTAAACGCGCTCGGCGTTAAATCCAACAAATGAATGGAAATTCCTTTCATACAGGATACTTCTTGTCACATTGTGCAAAGAAATCGATTGTTGAATCTTAAAAAACGTTTGTGTCCTAAGTATAATGATAGATATCTGAAAAATCTTCCTTTGTGTAGCTGACAATTTTCATGGCTAGCcaatttctaaattaaatgACTTCATTTCTTCTACTGCTAATAATTAGGTCAACCTGTTATGTGTAtttcaatacaaaatatcATAAGCTATGGCAACTAAATGGAAGGATACTGCCTGATCtctataaaatgtttatactATATCCTAGTTTTCTATtgataaaactaaaaataggaatagttgaaataaaaaagaatgcAAGGTTTTTACTTAGTACGATTATATAATTACTTAATCATTGAACAATGAAAATTATAGCCGACCAGTTTAAAGTGTTCCCGTTGAACCCAAATTCGACTTAATTATTAATCCCCTTTTATTTCCAGGCACATCTAAGCCACGTCGCAGCTTTGACTCCGTGGATCCCGAGTTCGACGACTCGCTGCCCTCACAGAACGAAATCGATGGCGACTACTTTGGCGTATTCAACAAATTCTTCACACTTAACGGCCGCTGGAGCGAGAAGCCGCATGTGCCCGCTTTTGGGCAGGTAGACGCCAAGCGCGAGGAGGTGGAGCGCTTCTACAACTTCTGGTACGACTTCAAGTCGTGGCGAGAGTTCAGCTACCTGGACGAGGAGGACAAGGAGAAGGGTCAGGATCGCGACGAGCGGCGCTGGATCGAGAAGGAGAACAGGACGGCGCGGATCAAGCGCAAGAAGGAGGAGATGTCGCGCATCCGGGCGCTTGTTGACTTGGCCTACAACAACGACAAGCGCATTCAGCGCTTCAAGCAGGAGGAAAAGGATCGCAAGGCAGCGGCCAAGCGGGCCAAGATGGACGCCGCCCAGGCCCAAAAGGCCGAGGCGGATCGAGCTGTCCGAGAAGCGGCCTTGGCCAAGGAGAAGGCCGAAAAGGCCGAGCAGAAACGCATCGAGCAGATCCGCATCGAACGTGAGCAGC contains the following coding sequences:
- the LOC128258415 gene encoding LOW QUALITY PROTEIN: dnaJ homolog subfamily C member 2 (The sequence of the model RefSeq protein was modified relative to this genomic sequence to represent the inferred CDS: deleted 1 base in 1 codon), with the translated sequence MTSGTVTMTAGGAVEVQLPLKVARRRIERVGFAYFAQRRQFLAPGGVERSDSDEKLEGVGEEVDISYLKSLDPKEWKDQDHYAILGLGKLRYEASDDDIRRAYRRMVLLHHPDKRKAKGEEVIQDDDYFTCITKAYEILGTSKPRRSFDSVDPEFDDSLPSQNEIDGDYFGVFNKFFTLNGRWSEKPHVPAFGQVDAKREEVERFYNFWYDFKSWREFSYLDEEDKEKGQDRDERRWIEKENRTARIKRKKEEMSRIRALVDLAYNNDKRIQRFKQEEKDRKAAAKRAKMDAAQAQKAEADRAVREAALAKEKAEKAEQKRIEQIRIEREQQKKLLKKERKTLRDKVKDCKYYAKNDKDQLKHMEGTEKICETFNLAELQTLNKAMETKGRESFVAALQTADQKIAAELDEINQTQAKKLVSAAVTPKGVKEVKKGELWSNENVQLLIKAVNLFPAGTAQRWDVIATFINQHSPGNTVLVNARDVLNKAKALQNTDHSKSSLKTQANDAAFASFEKSKKDVQTCNDITLGEETPAQASKENVKQNGVDHKVNNQPAKQNGNSAAPAPTADAAPAPAAAATAAPATNGNSSAGGSASKTWTKEEQALLEQAIKTYPTTTPDRWDRIAACIPNRSKKDCLRRVKELVELVNSKKEAQAAVK